In Microcoleus sp. AS-A8, the following are encoded in one genomic region:
- a CDS encoding serine hydrolase, with the protein MAAFIGNRGQSENSPVEQQERRMRLRRRQRRTLQKQIFEQEVPPLPSPQPPQRSFGQSILRRSPTVARSTRPYLEPQRPGIPRPKRIQPSSSIHSSVPPLRPVSAINPQRPPTTPQGSTFLPHSDPREFRTQASGYRREEQEANLRARLNPWQVQPKTPSAPSPLPRVAGQTPKSLDANVGAKGRDGASIPIRREVRAEGSAFSPLNFLNNSSNRRREQNPSRTTANVAAPIPEGQTSNRRVSVKSGSPTAKSPIKGTAKRPPKPKRPVHPFVYIIRLLILGIGIGAIAGTLLSALHPATQASVKVNNDPVKTQVKETPSPVNRVTPLALSQEILPLKSQLQTLAANNPKLQPSVFIVDLDTGTYIDINSRSPLPAASTIKLPILVALFKDVDEGKIRLDESLTLQSEMIATGSGNLQYQKPGAKFTVLELATKMITISDNTATNMLIARLGGIEALNQRFRAWGLTTTVLRNVLPDLEGTNTASPQELAALMAMINQGQLVSLPSRDRILSIMQSNEINSLLPQGLGSGAIIAHKTGNIGALLADVGLVNMPSGKSYIISVMVQRPFNDDSAQELIRKISQTAYQYFNQPQVSPSTSSMPSDTTATGNRSVALDH; encoded by the coding sequence GTGGCAGCGTTTATAGGTAATAGAGGTCAGTCAGAAAATTCTCCAGTAGAACAACAAGAGCGGCGAATGCGATTGCGTCGTCGCCAGCGTCGAACCTTGCAAAAACAGATTTTTGAGCAGGAGGTACCTCCCCTACCCTCCCCCCAACCGCCTCAGCGGAGCTTTGGGCAGTCTATCCTGCGCCGATCGCCCACGGTGGCGAGGTCGACGCGACCTTATTTGGAGCCGCAAAGACCAGGGATTCCTCGACCCAAGAGGATACAGCCTAGCTCTTCCATCCATTCTTCTGTGCCGCCACTGCGACCGGTTTCTGCCATTAACCCTCAGCGACCGCCTACGACGCCTCAGGGATCAACGTTTCTACCCCATTCTGATCCCAGAGAATTCAGAACTCAAGCATCCGGATACCGCCGGGAAGAACAGGAAGCGAATTTAAGGGCGCGGCTGAATCCGTGGCAGGTTCAACCCAAAACCCCATCCGCCCCATCCCCCTTACCTAGGGTGGCAGGCCAAACGCCCAAATCTCTAGACGCGAACGTGGGGGCTAAAGGACGTGATGGCGCAAGCATACCAATCCGCCGGGAGGTTCGTGCAGAGGGTTCGGCGTTCTCACCGTTGAACTTTCTAAACAATTCGAGCAATCGTCGTCGGGAGCAGAACCCATCCCGAACGACAGCCAATGTCGCTGCCCCCATTCCAGAAGGGCAAACCAGTAACAGACGAGTTAGCGTTAAATCCGGCTCCCCAACCGCCAAAAGTCCAATCAAGGGAACAGCGAAGCGCCCGCCCAAACCAAAGCGTCCTGTACACCCGTTCGTTTATATCATTCGCCTGCTGATTCTAGGAATTGGGATTGGCGCGATCGCAGGGACACTGTTGTCGGCGTTACATCCAGCGACACAGGCGTCCGTTAAGGTCAATAATGACCCGGTTAAAACTCAAGTCAAAGAGACCCCCAGTCCTGTCAACCGGGTAACCCCCCTGGCGCTGAGTCAGGAAATCTTGCCGTTGAAATCCCAGCTACAAACCCTCGCCGCGAACAACCCTAAATTGCAACCGAGCGTCTTTATCGTTGACCTTGATACGGGAACTTATATCGACATCAATAGCCGCTCTCCCTTGCCTGCTGCGAGTACGATTAAGTTGCCCATTTTGGTGGCTTTATTTAAGGACGTTGATGAAGGCAAAATTCGCTTAGATGAAAGCTTAACCCTGCAATCGGAAATGATTGCCACGGGTTCGGGCAATTTGCAGTACCAAAAGCCAGGAGCCAAATTCACGGTTCTGGAGTTGGCTACGAAAATGATCACGATTAGTGATAATACGGCGACGAATATGCTCATCGCTCGCCTTGGGGGTATAGAGGCACTCAATCAACGCTTCCGTGCTTGGGGATTGACCACAACGGTTCTCCGTAATGTTTTACCAGATTTAGAGGGTACGAATACCGCTAGCCCTCAGGAACTTGCGGCTTTGATGGCCATGATCAATCAAGGGCAGCTAGTGTCGTTGCCATCGCGCGATCGCATTCTCAGTATCATGCAGAGCAATGAAATCAACTCTCTCCTGCCCCAAGGATTAGGGAGTGGTGCCATCATTGCCCATAAAACCGGCAACATTGGCGCATTGCTGGCGGATGTGGGCTTGGTGAATATGCCCAGTGGCAAGAGCTACATCATTTCCGTAATGGTGCAACGTCCCTTTAATGATGACAGTGCTCAAGAGCTGATTCGCAAGATTTCTCAAACGGCCTATCAGTATTTCAATCAACCTCAAGTCAGTCCGAGTACAAGCTCCATGCCTTCTGATACGACAGCAACCGGAAACCGTTCTGTTGCATTAGACCATTAG
- a CDS encoding RNA methyltransferase encodes MTSSNPDGGELEMKLENVKIILVEPAGPLNVGSVARVMKNMGLHQLVLVNPQCDPLGIEARQMAVHGGDILDAAQQVPTLPDALKGCQRAIATTARSRALPTPLEHPRTALPWLLEPGITSALIFGREDRGLSNVELNYAQRFVGIPSSSEYASLNLAQAVAICCYEIYQSTQTLSSPVQTLNRVPPPHPEETAPSEVLEGYYEHLETVLLKIGYLYPHTAQSRLEKFRRLLNRATPTPAEVTMLRGILRQMEWALQSLPKSDVGEDDPSQES; translated from the coding sequence ATGACATCCTCCAATCCGGATGGGGGAGAACTTGAAATGAAATTAGAGAACGTCAAGATTATCTTAGTCGAGCCAGCCGGTCCGTTGAATGTGGGTTCTGTGGCGCGGGTCATGAAGAATATGGGACTGCATCAATTGGTGTTAGTCAATCCTCAGTGCGACCCGTTAGGAATAGAGGCACGGCAGATGGCGGTTCATGGCGGGGATATTTTGGACGCTGCCCAGCAAGTGCCAACGCTACCAGATGCCTTAAAGGGGTGTCAACGTGCGATCGCCACCACAGCTCGTAGCCGTGCCCTACCCACGCCACTCGAACACCCTAGAACAGCACTGCCTTGGTTATTAGAACCAGGCATCACCTCGGCCTTAATTTTTGGTCGCGAAGACCGGGGATTGAGTAATGTTGAGCTCAACTACGCCCAGCGATTTGTCGGCATTCCTTCTAGTTCCGAATATGCTTCGTTAAACCTGGCCCAAGCTGTGGCGATTTGCTGTTACGAAATTTACCAAAGTACTCAAACATTATCCTCCCCTGTGCAAACGCTGAATCGAGTCCCCCCTCCCCACCCGGAAGAAACGGCTCCATCAGAAGTTTTGGAAGGTTACTATGAACACCTGGAAACGGTATTGTTAAAAATCGGATATCTTTATCCCCATACCGCTCAATCCCGCCTAGAAAAATTCCGGCGACTCTTGAATCGAGCAACGCCAACCCCAGCGGAGGTGACGATGCTTCGAGGAATTCTCCGTCAGATGGAATGGGCGCTCCAATCTCTACCAAAATCTGATGTTGGGGAGGATGACCCGTCTCAGGAGTCTTAA
- a CDS encoding DUF2256 domain-containing protein codes for MARQRSKSDLPQKTCPVCGLPFTWRKKWADCWDEVKYCSERCRRRKSKAS; via the coding sequence ATGGCACGCCAGCGTTCCAAATCTGACCTGCCTCAGAAAACTTGTCCCGTCTGCGGACTTCCCTTCACTTGGCGCAAAAAATGGGCGGATTGTTGGGATGAGGTGAAATACTGTTCAGAACGCTGTCGCAGGCGTAAGTCCAAAGCGAGTTAA
- the obgE gene encoding GTPase ObgE — MQFIDQAEVEVEAGKGGDGIVAFRREKYVPAGGPSGGNGGRGGDVLLRAVENLQTLLDFRYAHRFEAENGGRGGPNNRTGADGNDRTIQVPCGTMVYDADTDEVLVDLVEPGQTFCVAKGGKGGLGNQHFLSNRNRAPEYALPGLPGEHRRLRMELKLLAEVGIIGLPNAGKSTLIASLSAARPKIADYPFTTLVPNLGVVRKPNGDGTVFADIPGLIEGAHLGTGLGHDFLRHIERTRLLLHLIDATAEDPIGNYHTIQQELHAYGRGLADRPQILALNKVDAVDAETAEALAIQLNQLTQVPVFQISAVAQMGLDALLPKIWQSLDQLTASELPSLA; from the coding sequence ATGCAATTTATTGATCAAGCCGAAGTGGAAGTGGAAGCCGGGAAGGGCGGCGATGGAATCGTTGCGTTTCGGCGGGAGAAGTATGTGCCTGCGGGGGGGCCGTCTGGCGGCAATGGCGGGCGCGGTGGTGATGTCCTTTTAAGGGCGGTAGAGAACCTGCAAACGCTGCTGGATTTTCGGTATGCTCATCGATTTGAAGCCGAAAATGGCGGACGTGGAGGCCCCAATAATCGCACTGGCGCAGATGGCAATGATCGCACAATTCAAGTTCCCTGCGGCACGATGGTCTATGATGCCGATACGGATGAAGTCCTGGTAGATTTGGTGGAACCGGGACAAACGTTTTGTGTGGCAAAAGGCGGTAAGGGAGGCTTGGGGAACCAGCATTTCTTAAGCAATCGCAACCGAGCACCGGAGTATGCTTTACCTGGGCTTCCGGGAGAACATCGCCGCTTGCGTATGGAGTTGAAGCTGTTGGCGGAGGTGGGTATTATTGGCCTGCCTAATGCCGGAAAGTCTACCTTGATTGCGTCACTTTCCGCCGCACGACCGAAGATTGCGGATTACCCTTTTACTACCCTGGTACCGAATTTGGGTGTTGTGCGTAAACCGAATGGGGATGGCACTGTTTTTGCGGATATTCCTGGGTTAATTGAGGGGGCACATCTGGGGACGGGATTGGGGCACGATTTCTTGCGTCACATTGAGCGTACTCGTTTGTTGCTGCATTTAATTGATGCGACGGCGGAGGACCCAATTGGCAATTATCACACGATTCAGCAGGAGTTACATGCTTATGGTAGAGGGTTAGCAGACCGTCCTCAAATTCTGGCTCTCAATAAGGTTGATGCGGTTGATGCAGAGACGGCTGAGGCTTTGGCGATTCAGTTGAATCAGTTGACTCAGGTGCCTGTTTTTCAGATTTCAGCGGTGGCTCAAATGGGTTTAGATGCTCTGTTGCCTAAAATCTGGCAGTCTCTGGATCAGTTGACGGCGTCGGAGTTACCGAGTTTGGCTTGA